A genomic region of Streptomyces sp. NBC_00247 contains the following coding sequences:
- a CDS encoding helix-turn-helix domain-containing protein — protein sequence MTTTDALLTVEQAADRLGTGVRFIRRLIQERRIRYVKLGKPVRIPESALAAYIEERTVPTISNARSRFGKAV from the coding sequence GTGACCACCACCGACGCCCTTCTGACCGTGGAGCAGGCCGCCGACCGCCTCGGCACCGGCGTGCGCTTCATCCGGCGCCTCATTCAGGAACGCCGCATCCGCTACGTCAAACTCGGCAAGCCCGTACGGATACCCGAGAGCGCCCTCGCCGCGTACATCGAGGAACGCACCGTTCCGACCATCAGCAACGCGCGCTCCCGCTTCGGGAAGGCTGTCTGA